A genome region from Schistocerca nitens isolate TAMUIC-IGC-003100 chromosome 4, iqSchNite1.1, whole genome shotgun sequence includes the following:
- the LOC126251926 gene encoding uncharacterized protein LOC126251926: protein MCPLDIERIEGEILILAVEKRACIWDIRIEDYKDRNKKDAAWRDICCELFPDFKEHTRTERKSVGQKAQQKWRNIRDYYRKYTKKVRKPGSVALKRFKYVYADQLGFLDPVLESRDSIPDPVPSLQEDGMEYVEQALELSLTEDNTDNQIASDDPLTPDQPSVGSAATRRKINGSIKPDPDANFLDSTAARGPSTEDEDKSFLDSLLPTLRSFDTDQKLEFRVEALRLLQRIRISKSQTIHGFYAPYQSPLQHVPVHPGSPGYFPLLHTFGNFYNQPAAPQLGQMPSQQHHPKRSASATKQSAAVSQDRVASPTDTELSAFSEHSN, encoded by the exons ATGTGTCCCCTCGACATAGAGAGAATAGAGGGCGAGATTTTAATTTTGGCGGTGGAAAAGAGGGCCTGCATTTGGGACATACGGATCGAAGACTATAAGGACAGAAACAAGAAAGACGCAGCATGGCGCGATATTTGTTGCGAATTATTTCCGGATTTCAAAGAGCATACGAGGACTGAAAGGAAATCCGTTG gCCAGAAGGCTCAACAAAAATGGCGTAATATCAGAGACTACTACCGCAAATACACAAAGAAAGTGAGGAAACCTGGTTCGGTAGCATTAAAAAGATTTAAATATGTTTATGCCGACCAACTGGGTTTTttggatccagttttagaatcaagGGATTCAATTCCGGACCCAGTTCCAAGTCTGCAGGAAGACGGTATGGAGTACGTGGAGCAGGCTTTGGAATTATCCCTGACAGAAGACAACACGGATAATCAAATAGCATCAGATGACCCATTAACACCCGACCAGCCCTCGGTGGGCTCAGCAGCTACACGGAGGAAAATAAACGGAAGTATCAAACCTGACCCTGATGCGAACTTTCTGGATAGTACTGCTGCTCGTGGCCCCTCTACTGAGGACGAAGACAAATCATTCCTCGATTCCTTGTTGCCCACTCTTCGAAGTTTTGATACGGATCAAAAACTGGAGTTCCGTGTGGAGGCCTTACGGCTACTTCAGCGCATCCGAATCTCAAAATCACAGACAATTCACGGTTTTTATGCGCCTTACCAATCACCTTTGCAACATGTACCGGTGCATCCAGGAAGTCCGGGATACTTTCCATTGCTACATACGTTTGGGAATTTTTACAACCAACCAGCAGCTCCTCAGTTAGGACAGATGCCGTCTCAACAGCATCATCCTAAAAGAAGCGCGTCCGCAACCAAACAGTCGGCTGCGGTTTCGCAAGACCGCGTTGCATCACCAACAGATACTGAATTATCAGCATTTTCAGAACATTCCAATTGA